In Chitinophaga varians, the following are encoded in one genomic region:
- a CDS encoding RagB/SusD family nutrient uptake outer membrane protein, giving the protein MKKYTSTIRIMTVLAGMAMLGGSCTKHLLDQPSSMEVDKEVFWKTDADALAGIMGAYADVRPLFDRDYYFDGQGEYVRVRGVSAAKDDLQNGGAYAVNTGSSGFSPSGFGQQFDAMYKYLYGGVNRTNYVIDNVRKMLASGSNVSVPKLERILGEARLLRGMVYFRLISMWGDVPYLGHTVTSNDEVVSLSRMPIAQIKDSIMADFTYAIDKLPARSDQVGRAAKPAALAFRGKLQLYWASWNKNGWPELSTFKPSTAVATAAYQGAADDFRHVINDFGLDLFRGGAPGVVGRLGRADTLPNYYYLFTPVANGDGEMVMAFAHGGIGTFQGEELMRDFAGRSHEGSQCWVTPRYEIADRYQSTITGDFAPKMIPLNPSTVADARTRLNSAVNPQSYANRDYRMKASIMWDYEVSVGMASLKSTGWVPFIYKTWAQPFVIDGETFLTYNTDGSNSGYVFRKFLRNYAGQGRSDGDYAFPVMRLADVFLMYAEATNEVNGPQADAIALVNRVRLRGNLPPLAGSKTGTKDAFFAAIEQERIVELLGEGHRSFDVRRWRTLEKNWNPPGGPGVWRIDTWGAQQQRYFQNTNDRAMQQCYIFKIPQSERDRNPNLTQNTPWM; this is encoded by the coding sequence ATGAAAAAATATACTTCTACGATACGTATTATGACTGTACTGGCCGGCATGGCAATGCTGGGGGGCAGTTGCACCAAACACCTGCTGGACCAGCCTTCCAGCATGGAAGTGGACAAAGAGGTGTTCTGGAAAACAGATGCCGACGCGCTGGCGGGCATCATGGGCGCCTACGCAGACGTAAGGCCGCTTTTTGACCGCGACTATTATTTCGATGGGCAAGGAGAGTATGTGCGTGTCCGTGGTGTCAGCGCTGCCAAAGACGACCTCCAGAATGGCGGTGCCTATGCTGTTAACACCGGATCTTCCGGCTTTAGCCCTTCCGGTTTCGGACAGCAGTTTGATGCCATGTACAAATACCTGTACGGCGGTGTGAACCGCACCAATTACGTAATTGACAACGTCCGTAAAATGCTGGCCTCCGGCAGCAACGTGTCTGTGCCCAAGCTGGAGCGCATATTGGGAGAAGCCCGCCTGTTGCGCGGAATGGTTTACTTCCGCCTCATCTCCATGTGGGGCGATGTGCCTTACCTGGGACATACCGTTACCAGCAACGACGAAGTGGTATCGCTGTCACGCATGCCCATTGCACAGATAAAAGACTCCATCATGGCGGATTTTACCTATGCCATTGACAAGCTGCCCGCCAGGTCCGACCAGGTTGGCCGTGCCGCCAAACCTGCCGCACTGGCCTTCCGGGGGAAGTTGCAGCTGTATTGGGCCAGCTGGAATAAAAACGGATGGCCGGAATTGAGCACGTTCAAACCCAGTACGGCCGTTGCCACAGCAGCTTACCAGGGCGCGGCAGATGATTTCAGGCATGTGATCAACGACTTCGGCCTGGACCTCTTCAGAGGCGGCGCGCCGGGCGTAGTCGGTCGTTTGGGCAGGGCCGACACATTGCCCAACTATTATTATTTATTTACACCGGTGGCCAATGGCGACGGAGAAATGGTCATGGCATTTGCCCATGGCGGTATCGGTACTTTCCAGGGCGAGGAGCTGATGCGTGATTTTGCCGGCCGTTCCCATGAAGGTTCCCAATGTTGGGTAACGCCGCGTTATGAAATAGCAGACAGGTACCAGTCTACCATCACGGGTGATTTCGCACCTAAAATGATTCCGCTGAACCCTTCCACCGTGGCGGACGCCAGGACCCGGCTGAATTCCGCTGTGAACCCACAGAGTTATGCCAACCGTGACTATCGTATGAAGGCTTCTATCATGTGGGACTATGAAGTAAGCGTAGGCATGGCTTCCCTGAAATCCACCGGCTGGGTGCCTTTCATTTATAAAACCTGGGCACAGCCGTTTGTGATAGACGGGGAAACTTTCCTCACTTACAACACGGATGGCAGCAATTCCGGTTATGTTTTCCGTAAGTTTTTGCGCAACTACGCCGGCCAGGGCCGCAGTGACGGTGATTATGCCTTCCCGGTGATGCGTTTGGCCGATGTGTTCCTGATGTACGCAGAAGCAACCAATGAAGTAAACGGCCCACAGGCCGATGCCATCGCCCTGGTGAACAGGGTGCGGCTTCGCGGCAATCTGCCGCCGCTGGCAGGCAGCAAGACGGGCACCAAAGATGCTTTCTTTGCCGCCATTGAACAGGAGCGTATTGTAGAGTTGCTGGGTGAAGGCCATCGTTCTTTTGATGTACGCCGCTGGAGAACACTGGAAAAAAACTGGAACCCGCCCGGAGGCCCCGGCGTATGGCGCATAGACACCTGGGGGGCGCAACAGCAACGCTACTTCCAGAACACCAACGACAGAGCCATGCAGCAATGTTACATCTTTAAGATACCGCAGAGTGAGCGTGACCGTAACCCGAACCTGACACAAAACACGCCGTGGATGTAG
- a CDS encoding DUF4466 family protein — protein sequence MRGKYFSYISLVCASLLMATACTKDGDYEVPKPKNELQNDCIKRSLGPNLVGLNIEFAYAIGIPAAKGKLVSAQVVASIPGVQVKPGDQANSATYLQDSSFYTNGSGVDVPVKVGDRSVTKEGANVVTFTKDTNAVTLRYFYRIPEEARGRTVKFTFTATSSNGETVSYDMGPYTIAKMDMKLNLTPTNNNKCYLSIADLALYNAAEAAANPDKIDLVYLYRNLSVQFGHALVAPAAPKDYLPGVTLPANVNRDTKLSKAWNVQDFHLAGLKYGTTFVDDVDFEKLDMSASPDFALGLKEEGGVWVETSDGKYRAYIFVNKVDNTAQSARISIKRYTLK from the coding sequence ATGAGAGGTAAATATTTTTCCTATATATCGTTGGTGTGCGCGTCGCTGCTGATGGCGACGGCCTGCACGAAAGACGGGGACTACGAGGTGCCCAAGCCTAAAAACGAATTGCAGAACGACTGTATCAAACGGTCGCTAGGCCCCAATCTCGTTGGCCTCAACATAGAGTTTGCCTATGCCATCGGTATTCCGGCAGCCAAAGGGAAACTGGTGTCAGCACAGGTGGTGGCATCTATCCCTGGTGTGCAGGTGAAGCCCGGCGACCAGGCTAATTCGGCCACCTATTTGCAGGACAGCTCTTTTTATACCAATGGCAGCGGTGTAGACGTTCCCGTTAAAGTTGGCGACCGATCCGTTACCAAAGAGGGAGCCAACGTGGTGACTTTCACCAAAGATACCAATGCCGTGACGCTCCGTTATTTCTACCGGATACCCGAAGAGGCGAGGGGCAGGACAGTGAAATTTACCTTCACGGCCACGAGCAGCAACGGGGAGACTGTATCGTACGACATGGGGCCTTATACCATTGCAAAAATGGACATGAAACTCAACCTGACGCCTACCAACAACAATAAGTGTTACTTGTCTATCGCAGACCTGGCTTTGTACAACGCCGCGGAAGCCGCCGCCAATCCGGACAAGATAGACCTGGTATACCTGTACCGCAACCTGTCGGTCCAGTTTGGACATGCCCTGGTAGCGCCGGCAGCGCCTAAAGATTATCTGCCGGGCGTAACGTTGCCGGCTAACGTCAACAGGGATACGAAACTGAGCAAAGCCTGGAATGTGCAGGACTTTCACCTGGCAGGCCTGAAGTATGGCACCACCTTCGTGGACGATGTGGATTTTGAAAAGCTGGATATGTCTGCATCGCCTGATTTCGCGCTGGGATTAAAGGAAGAAGGCGGCGTGTGGGTGGAAACCAGCGATGGCAAATACCGCGCTTACATTTTTGTCAATAAGGTAGATAATACCGCGCAGTCAGCGCGTATCAGCATTAAGCGTTATACGCTGAAGTAG
- a CDS encoding heparinase II/III family protein has protein sequence MRSFFCWTIVLLLSLPAVSQDLLSSKYTTAQLSQQLIPRVSWIPFPPAGDTAWTADKEVADAAVRKAERYLHYEWPGIPATTSLLIVRTGNRSDYQAIANRKREALATLLLAEIYEHKGRFIDDIINGVWSVCEESFWGASAHLPKGDSYAGLPDVADPFVELFSAETATLLAWVDYYVGSQLDAVSPQVRKRIYYETNRRIFEPLATKHHSWMGNSSSTGRRPNNWNPWICSNWLNAVLLLERDEHKRAAAVQQVLRTLDNFLNPYPADGGCDEGPGYWGAAAASLYDNISLLDLATHGAFSYVFQDTKVKKMAQFIYLAQISERYFLDFADADPQPGMDGMMIYRFGKAIGDPDMMRFGAFYYQDNKSAGTYHFFRQFFARFMQQEVKAAAKGLPLPRDTWWPDLQVMAARDRGGSAAGFYVAVKGGNNDESHNHNDIGNFIVYHNGLPVIIDVGRGTYTARTFSSKRYDIWFNRSDYHNLPDVNGYTQLAGARYKATDAAYQSAAGYSRMSMDIAAAYPEQAGIRQWRRSVRLDRGRAVHVTDSFALQAPGTFRQYLMTCYPVDVSRPGQLQIQDFVVTYPAELLEASVEKVPLQQMEDEGIRQKWGDNIYRIILKAKAPVKEGEMELRITNSGSVQ, from the coding sequence ATGCGATCATTTTTTTGTTGGACGATAGTGTTGTTATTATCCCTGCCGGCAGTCTCGCAGGATTTGTTGAGCAGTAAATACACCACAGCGCAGTTATCACAGCAGCTTATTCCCCGCGTATCGTGGATACCTTTCCCGCCTGCCGGTGACACCGCCTGGACCGCGGACAAAGAGGTGGCCGATGCGGCCGTCCGCAAGGCAGAGCGTTATCTGCATTATGAGTGGCCGGGCATTCCCGCCACCACGTCGCTGTTGATTGTGCGTACCGGCAACCGCAGCGATTATCAGGCTATCGCCAACCGCAAACGGGAGGCGCTGGCAACCTTGCTGCTGGCAGAAATCTATGAACACAAAGGCCGGTTTATCGATGATATCATCAACGGCGTATGGTCTGTCTGTGAAGAGTCTTTCTGGGGAGCGTCCGCACATTTGCCCAAAGGCGACAGTTATGCCGGGCTGCCTGATGTGGCTGATCCTTTCGTAGAGCTGTTTTCCGCCGAAACGGCCACCTTGCTGGCGTGGGTGGATTATTATGTCGGCTCCCAGCTGGATGCTGTTTCTCCGCAGGTACGGAAACGGATATACTATGAAACCAACCGGCGCATTTTTGAGCCGCTGGCCACCAAACATCACAGTTGGATGGGCAACAGCAGTAGTACCGGCCGCCGTCCTAATAACTGGAACCCGTGGATCTGTTCCAACTGGCTGAATGCAGTATTGTTGCTCGAGAGAGACGAGCATAAAAGGGCAGCGGCCGTGCAGCAGGTACTGCGCACCCTCGACAATTTCCTGAATCCCTATCCGGCAGATGGTGGCTGCGACGAAGGTCCGGGTTACTGGGGAGCTGCCGCCGCCTCCCTGTATGATAACATCTCCCTGCTGGACCTGGCCACTCATGGCGCTTTCAGCTATGTGTTCCAGGATACCAAAGTGAAGAAGATGGCACAGTTCATCTATCTCGCGCAGATCAGCGAGCGTTATTTCCTTGATTTTGCAGATGCCGATCCGCAGCCGGGAATGGACGGGATGATGATCTACCGTTTCGGCAAAGCTATCGGAGATCCGGATATGATGCGTTTTGGCGCTTTCTATTACCAGGACAACAAATCCGCCGGCACGTATCATTTCTTCCGGCAGTTTTTTGCCCGCTTTATGCAACAGGAGGTGAAAGCCGCCGCCAAAGGATTGCCCTTGCCGCGAGACACCTGGTGGCCGGACCTCCAGGTGATGGCGGCACGCGACCGTGGCGGCAGCGCTGCCGGTTTCTATGTGGCCGTTAAAGGCGGTAACAACGACGAAAGCCATAACCACAATGATATCGGCAACTTCATTGTATACCACAACGGGCTGCCGGTCATCATTGATGTAGGCCGGGGCACCTATACCGCACGTACGTTTAGCAGTAAACGTTATGATATCTGGTTCAACCGTTCCGACTATCACAACCTGCCGGACGTCAACGGCTACACGCAGTTGGCCGGCGCCCGGTACAAAGCGACCGACGCAGCGTACCAGTCGGCCGCCGGGTACAGCCGCATGTCTATGGATATTGCGGCGGCATACCCCGAACAGGCAGGTATCCGGCAGTGGCGCCGCAGCGTGCGGCTGGACCGGGGCAGGGCAGTGCATGTGACCGACAGCTTTGCCTTGCAGGCGCCGGGAACATTCAGGCAGTACCTGATGACATGTTATCCGGTGGATGTTTCCCGGCCTGGACAACTGCAGATACAGGATTTTGTGGTCACTTATCCGGCAGAATTACTTGAAGCATCGGTGGAGAAAGTGCCCCTGCAACAGATGGAAGACGAGGGGATCCGGCAGAAGTGGGGCGATAATATTTACCGTATTATATTGAAAGCGAAAGCACCTGTGAAAGAAGGAGAGATGGAGCTTCGTATTACCAATTCAGGGAGTGTACAGTAA